In the Thermodesulfovibrio yellowstonii DSM 11347 genome, one interval contains:
- the accD gene encoding acetyl-CoA carboxylase, carboxyltransferase subunit beta: MAWFKRKEPKIDKKVKIPEGLWVKCENCKEIIYRKELENNLKVCPKCQYHFRISAKERISLITDTGSFTELDSDIRSPDPLEFKDTMPYNDRLQENEKKTGLKEAAIYGDAKINGRDVVIAVLDFSFMGGSMGTVVGEKVTRAAERAVERQLPLIIISSSGGARMQEGMFSLMQMAKTSQAIGRVKEAGLLYISVLADPTFGGVTASFAMLGDIIIAEPKSLIGFAGPRVIQETIKQQLPEGFQRAEFLLEHGMVDIIVERKELKNTIHRLIEILMPVSTSYNSNSQNLKNIHDPESSFNVIQENKNTEQHTGKNSSSSNSDSK; encoded by the coding sequence ATGGCATGGTTTAAAAGAAAAGAGCCTAAAATAGACAAAAAAGTAAAAATTCCTGAAGGATTATGGGTGAAATGTGAAAATTGTAAAGAAATAATTTATAGAAAAGAACTTGAAAATAATCTTAAAGTTTGCCCAAAATGTCAGTATCATTTCAGAATTTCAGCAAAAGAAAGAATTTCTCTTATAACAGATACCGGAAGTTTTACAGAACTTGACTCTGATATTAGAAGCCCTGATCCTCTTGAATTTAAAGATACAATGCCTTATAATGACCGATTACAGGAAAACGAAAAAAAGACAGGACTTAAAGAGGCAGCAATATATGGAGATGCAAAAATCAATGGAAGAGATGTAGTAATCGCTGTTCTTGATTTTTCCTTTATGGGTGGAAGCATGGGAACAGTTGTTGGAGAAAAAGTAACACGAGCAGCAGAAAGAGCAGTTGAGCGACAACTTCCTTTAATAATAATCTCATCATCAGGTGGTGCGAGAATGCAGGAAGGCATGTTTTCTCTCATGCAGATGGCGAAAACATCTCAGGCAATTGGAAGAGTTAAAGAAGCAGGACTTCTGTATATTTCTGTCTTAGCAGACCCGACATTTGGTGGAGTTACAGCATCCTTTGCAATGCTTGGCGATATAATCATTGCAGAACCCAAAAGTCTTATAGGTTTTGCAGGTCCGAGAGTTATTCAGGAAACAATCAAACAGCAGCTACCTGAAGGATTTCAGAGGGCAGAATTTTTACTTGAACACGGAATGGTTGATATCATTGTAGAAAGAAAAGAATTAAAAAATACAATTCATAGACTTATTGAGATTCTTATGCCTGTATCAACTTCATATAACAGCAACAGCCAAAATCTTAAAAACATCCATGACCCTGAATCGTCCTTTAATGTTATTCAAGAAAACAAGAATACTGAACAGCATACAGGTAAAAATTCTTCTTCGTCCAATTCAGACTCTAAATGA
- the trpA gene encoding tryptophan synthase subunit alpha → MKQGFAVRKKIEEIKNQGKKAFIPYIMAGDPNLEETAKRLKILEQAGADLIELGVPFSDPLADGPTIQKAAERALNSGTTLRKILNFLEDFKKSINTPIILMTYLNPVFCYGIERFFHDAKGVNVGGVIFPDLTVEESKYYRTFAKKYGIDTIFLVAPTSTPERVKKIVKASTGFVYYVSITGITGTTLSLDKSFNDHINFVKSFGKPVCVGFGVSKPEEAKYISRIADGVIVGSAIVKIFHEKPEKASEFIKSLREAI, encoded by the coding sequence ATGAAACAAGGATTCGCAGTTAGAAAAAAAATTGAAGAGATAAAAAATCAGGGTAAAAAAGCCTTTATTCCATATATTATGGCAGGAGACCCAAATCTTGAGGAAACTGCAAAGAGACTAAAAATACTTGAACAGGCAGGAGCAGACCTAATAGAGCTTGGCGTTCCCTTTTCAGATCCTCTTGCTGATGGACCGACAATACAAAAAGCAGCAGAAAGAGCATTAAACTCTGGAACAACCTTACGTAAGATATTGAATTTTCTTGAGGATTTTAAAAAAAGTATTAATACACCCATAATTCTTATGACTTATTTAAATCCTGTTTTCTGTTACGGAATTGAAAGATTTTTTCATGATGCAAAGGGAGTAAATGTTGGTGGAGTTATTTTTCCTGATCTAACAGTTGAAGAGTCTAAGTATTACAGAACATTTGCGAAGAAATACGGTATTGATACAATATTTCTTGTAGCACCAACATCAACTCCTGAGAGAGTAAAGAAAATTGTAAAAGCCTCAACAGGTTTTGTTTACTATGTTTCAATAACAGGAATAACAGGCACTACACTTAGCCTTGATAAATCTTTCAATGACCATATAAATTTTGTAAAAAGTTTTGGAAAACCTGTTTGTGTAGGCTTTGGAGTCAGTAAACCAGAAGAAGCAAAATATATTTCTCGAATTGCTGATGGAGTAATTGTGGGAAGTGCAATTGTAAAAATTTTTCATGAAAAACCTGAAAAGGCTTCTGAATTCATTAAATCTCTCAGAGAGGCAATATAA